A genomic segment from Rhodospirillum centenum SW encodes:
- a CDS encoding FAD-linked oxidase C-terminal domain-containing protein produces MRMPDPDDRVFRNRDALLARLRKAVPGGVIAEEDARRPYETDGLTAYRQLPLVVVLPSSTAEVAETLRICRGMGVKVVPRGAGTGLSGGALPLADGVLLGLSKLNRILDIDYDNRTVTVQPGVTNLGITHAVQHRGFYYAPDPSSQIACTIGGNVAENSGGVHCLKYGVTTNNVLGVEFVTMEGEVVRLGGKHLDPEGYDLLGVLNGSEGLLGVVTEVTVRILQKPETARAVLLGFPSVEAGGAAVAAVIAAGIIPGGMEMMDRPALNAAEDFVGAGYPRDAESLLIVELDGPAAEVDHLIERVEAIARENGAFYSRVSRSEEERAAFWSGRKNAFPAVGRIAADYMCMDGTIPRRALPQVLRRMTEMQAEFGLRVANVFHAGDGNLHPLILFDANRPGELERAEAFGAAILKLCVEVGGVLTGEHGVGVEKRDLMTVQFAEADLEQQQRLKCAFDPDGLLNPGKVFPLLHRCAELGRLHVPRGQLPFPDLPRF; encoded by the coding sequence ATGCGCATGCCCGATCCGGACGACAGGGTCTTTCGCAACCGCGACGCCCTGCTGGCGCGGCTGCGAAAAGCCGTGCCCGGCGGTGTCATCGCCGAGGAGGATGCCCGCCGTCCCTATGAGACGGACGGGCTGACCGCCTACCGCCAGCTTCCGCTGGTCGTGGTGCTGCCGTCCTCCACGGCGGAGGTGGCGGAAACCCTGCGCATCTGCCGCGGGATGGGGGTCAAGGTGGTGCCGCGCGGGGCCGGCACGGGCCTCTCCGGCGGCGCCCTGCCGCTGGCCGACGGGGTGCTGCTGGGGCTGTCCAAGCTCAACCGCATCCTCGACATCGACTACGACAACCGCACCGTCACGGTGCAGCCCGGGGTCACCAACCTGGGCATCACGCACGCGGTGCAGCACCGCGGCTTCTACTACGCCCCCGATCCCAGCTCGCAGATCGCCTGCACCATCGGCGGCAACGTCGCGGAGAATTCCGGCGGCGTCCACTGCCTGAAGTACGGGGTGACGACGAACAACGTCCTGGGCGTGGAGTTCGTCACCATGGAGGGGGAGGTGGTCCGCCTCGGCGGCAAGCACCTGGACCCCGAGGGCTACGACCTGCTGGGCGTGCTGAACGGGTCGGAGGGGCTGCTGGGCGTGGTCACGGAGGTGACCGTCCGCATCCTCCAGAAGCCGGAGACGGCGCGGGCCGTGCTGCTGGGCTTTCCGTCGGTGGAGGCGGGCGGGGCGGCCGTGGCCGCCGTGATCGCCGCCGGCATCATTCCCGGCGGCATGGAGATGATGGACCGCCCCGCCCTGAACGCGGCGGAGGACTTCGTCGGCGCGGGCTACCCGCGCGATGCCGAATCGCTGCTGATCGTGGAGCTGGACGGGCCGGCGGCCGAGGTCGATCACCTGATCGAGCGGGTGGAGGCCATCGCGCGGGAGAACGGCGCCTTCTATTCCCGCGTCTCCCGCTCGGAGGAGGAGCGGGCGGCCTTCTGGTCCGGGCGCAAGAACGCCTTCCCCGCCGTGGGCCGCATCGCCGCCGACTACATGTGCATGGATGGCACCATCCCCCGCCGGGCCCTGCCGCAGGTGCTGCGCCGGATGACGGAGATGCAGGCCGAGTTCGGCCTGCGGGTCGCCAACGTCTTCCATGCCGGCGACGGCAACCTGCACCCGCTGATCCTGTTCGACGCCAACCGGCCGGGCGAGCTGGAGCGGGCGGAGGCGTTCGGCGCCGCCATCCTGAAACTGTGCGTGGAGGTCGGCGGCGTGCTGACCGGGGAGCACGGCGTGGGCGTCGAGAAGCGAGACCTGATGACCGTGCAGTTCGCCGAGGCTGACCTGGAGCAGCAGCAGCGCCTGAAATGCGCCTTCGACCCGGACGGGCTGCTGAACCCCGGCAAGGTGTTCCCGCTGCTGCACCGCTGCGCCGAACTGGGCCGGCTGCACGTTCCGCGCGGGCAGCTTCCCTTCCCGGACCTGCCGCGGTTCTGA
- the ykgO gene encoding type B 50S ribosomal protein L36: protein MKVVNSLKSMKTRHKACRVIRRRGRVYVINKLNPRFKARQG from the coding sequence ATGAAAGTCGTCAACTCCCTCAAGTCGATGAAGACCCGCCACAAGGCGTGCCGCGTGATCCGGCGCCGGGGTCGCGTCTATGTCATCAACAAGCTGAACCCGCGTTTCAAGGCCCGCCAGGGCTGA
- a CDS encoding DegQ family serine endoprotease — MAALALAALLAAGPALAQRAEPPADGQQPAGRDNPMRTAPASFSALAKDKLPAVVTITAAGEIPAQAPGEMPGGPGAPPFGLPPGSPLEDFFGEFFGRRGPDGGGPRPTRALGSGFVIDPAGFIVTNNHVVENADEIEVAFPSGDTYQAKLIGTDPATDIALLKVETPEPLPALAWGDSETAEVGDWVIAIGNPFGLGGTVTAGIISARARDIGAGNYDDFLQTDTAINTGNSGGPLIDMKGEVIGVNTAIFSRSGGNIGIGFSVPSAIARSVAEELRDRGFVERGFLGVTIQQVSPEIAAALGLKEARGALVSSVTADSPAAQAGIETGDLITTLNGRPVERPRDLSRAVADTDPGRTVELGLLRQGRERTVTPKVGTLPRERQVAEAETGGESGQATLGLTLAPLTPPLRERFGLEEDTQGTVVVGVAPNSPAAQRGFQPGDLITRANQSEVTSPEDLQQAIAEARKQGRDAIVVLRRSQDGALFVPLPVSPRQTG; from the coding sequence ATGGCCGCGCTGGCCCTGGCGGCCCTGCTCGCGGCCGGTCCCGCCCTGGCGCAGCGGGCGGAACCGCCGGCCGACGGGCAACAGCCGGCCGGCCGGGACAACCCGATGCGGACGGCCCCGGCCAGCTTCTCCGCCCTGGCGAAGGACAAGCTGCCGGCCGTGGTCACCATCACCGCCGCCGGGGAGATCCCGGCCCAGGCGCCGGGGGAGATGCCGGGCGGCCCCGGTGCTCCGCCCTTCGGGCTGCCGCCGGGCAGCCCGCTGGAGGACTTCTTCGGTGAGTTCTTCGGCCGCCGCGGTCCCGATGGCGGCGGCCCGAGGCCGACCCGGGCGCTGGGCTCCGGCTTCGTCATCGACCCGGCCGGGTTCATCGTCACCAACAACCATGTCGTTGAGAACGCCGACGAGATCGAGGTCGCCTTCCCGTCCGGCGACACCTATCAGGCGAAGCTGATCGGCACCGATCCGGCGACGGACATCGCGCTGCTGAAGGTGGAGACGCCGGAGCCGCTGCCCGCCCTGGCCTGGGGCGATTCGGAGACGGCCGAGGTGGGCGACTGGGTGATCGCCATCGGCAACCCCTTCGGCCTGGGCGGCACCGTGACGGCGGGCATCATCTCCGCCCGGGCGCGGGACATCGGCGCGGGCAACTATGACGACTTCCTCCAGACCGATACCGCCATCAACACCGGCAACTCCGGCGGGCCGCTGATCGACATGAAGGGCGAGGTGATCGGCGTGAACACGGCGATCTTCTCCCGCTCCGGCGGCAACATCGGCATCGGCTTCTCCGTGCCCTCGGCGATCGCGCGGTCGGTGGCCGAGGAACTGCGCGACCGCGGCTTCGTCGAGCGTGGCTTCCTGGGCGTGACGATCCAGCAGGTGTCGCCGGAGATCGCCGCCGCCCTGGGGCTGAAGGAGGCGCGCGGTGCCCTCGTCTCCTCCGTCACGGCGGACAGTCCCGCCGCACAGGCCGGGATCGAGACCGGCGACCTGATCACCACGCTGAACGGCAGGCCGGTGGAACGCCCGCGCGACCTGTCGCGCGCCGTGGCCGACACCGATCCGGGCCGGACGGTGGAGCTGGGGCTGCTGCGCCAGGGCCGGGAGCGGACGGTCACCCCCAAGGTCGGCACGCTCCCGCGCGAACGGCAGGTGGCGGAGGCCGAGACGGGCGGGGAGTCCGGGCAGGCCACGCTGGGGCTGACGCTGGCACCGCTGACCCCGCCCCTGCGCGAGCGTTTCGGGCTGGAGGAGGACACACAGGGCACCGTCGTCGTCGGCGTCGCTCCGAATTCGCCTGCCGCGCAGCGCGGCTTCCAGCCGGGCGACCTGATCACGCGGGCCAACCAGTCGGAGGTGACGTCGCCGGAGGATCTGCAGCAGGCCATTGCCGAAGCGCGCAAGCAGGGGCGCGACGCCATCGTCGTGCTGCGCCGGTCTCAGGACGGCGCGCTGTTCGTGCCGCTGCCGGTATCGCCGCGCCAGACGGGCTGA
- a CDS encoding SAM-dependent methyltransferase: MAGTQNEGDGATLTFRQRFIAWWEGYDLSGLRRGGRDGGADGGAGGAGGGSAAAAGGAGRSRNRYGKPLWTATRVQVAEKIWGEGFSTPGGLEHISTLIKPLGLNPAMSVLDIGAGLGGSTRTMAQQCGAWVTGLEHDPVLAEKAKQLSQKAGLAKQAPVEFFDPENFVWTKRVDAIFSKETFFTIQNKDALIDTMELALKPRGQFLFTDYVQDRVTPRGRDYEAWMKHEPVEPHPWTVDQYVGAMQQRNLDIRITEDISDMHRGLVLTAIQDLVRHLETVSMDHDTKLAVVDEVEMWARRLAALAGGLRCYRFYAMKPADLS, translated from the coding sequence ATGGCCGGGACGCAGAACGAGGGGGACGGCGCCACGCTCACCTTCCGGCAGCGCTTCATCGCCTGGTGGGAAGGCTACGATCTTTCCGGACTCCGCCGCGGCGGCAGGGACGGCGGGGCCGACGGGGGAGCGGGCGGCGCAGGGGGCGGCTCCGCCGCTGCCGCCGGGGGAGCGGGCCGGTCGCGCAACCGCTACGGCAAGCCGCTCTGGACCGCCACCCGGGTGCAGGTCGCGGAGAAGATCTGGGGGGAGGGCTTCTCCACCCCCGGCGGGCTGGAGCACATCTCCACCCTGATCAAGCCGCTGGGGCTGAATCCGGCGATGAGCGTGCTGGACATCGGTGCGGGGCTGGGCGGCTCCACCCGGACCATGGCGCAGCAGTGCGGCGCCTGGGTCACCGGGCTGGAGCACGATCCCGTGCTGGCGGAGAAGGCGAAGCAGCTTTCGCAGAAGGCCGGGCTGGCCAAGCAGGCGCCGGTCGAGTTCTTCGACCCGGAGAACTTCGTCTGGACCAAGCGGGTGGACGCCATCTTCTCCAAGGAAACGTTCTTCACCATCCAGAACAAGGATGCCCTGATCGACACGATGGAGCTGGCGCTGAAGCCGCGCGGCCAGTTCCTGTTCACCGACTATGTGCAGGACCGGGTGACGCCGCGCGGCCGCGACTACGAGGCCTGGATGAAGCACGAGCCGGTGGAGCCGCATCCCTGGACCGTGGACCAGTATGTCGGCGCCATGCAGCAGCGGAACCTGGACATCCGCATCACCGAGGACATCTCCGACATGCACCGCGGGCTGGTGCTGACCGCCATCCAGGATCTGGTCCGCCATCTGGAGACCGTCTCCATGGACCACGACACCAAGCTGGCGGTGGTGGACGAGGTGGAGATGTGGGCCCGACGTCTGGCCGCACTGGCCGGCGGGCTGCGCTGCTACCGTTTCTATGCCATGAAGCCCGCCGACCTGAGCTGA
- a CDS encoding sigma-54-dependent transcriptional regulator — MTGKSGATADTILLVEDTLPLARVYREYLEAEGHPVEQVETGAAAVDAAGRPGIGVIVLDLKLPDTDGLDVLKQLRARHPDLPVIVVTAHGSISLAVEAMREGAADFLVKPFNAARLTVTVRNARERRLLASMVERYRRDLDRDRFHDFIGASAEMQTVYRTIEAVAPSRASVFLTGESGTGKELAADAIHKASPRRAGPFVAINCAAIPKDLLESEIFGHVKGAFSGATSDRVGAARQADGGTLFLDEVCEMPPELQPKLLRFIQTGLVQPVGGSKPEKVDVRFVSATNRDPLAEVQAGRFREDLYYRLHVVPVHLPPLREREDDAILIARTLLHRMSAEEGKQFRGFAPEVEAAIRSYDWPGNVRHLENVLRNIVVLNDGPLVTAAMLPDPLRSFHPAPARSGRPSTAATMTGGPETATAAATAEPGIRPLWMTEKEEILRALAATGNDVPKAAALLEISPSTVYRKIQLWKTEERG; from the coding sequence ATGACGGGAAAGAGCGGCGCCACCGCCGACACGATTCTTCTGGTCGAAGATACGCTGCCGCTGGCGCGGGTCTACCGCGAGTACCTGGAGGCCGAGGGCCATCCGGTCGAGCAGGTGGAGACCGGGGCCGCGGCGGTGGACGCCGCCGGGCGCCCCGGAATCGGCGTCATCGTGCTCGACCTCAAGCTGCCGGACACCGACGGGCTGGACGTGCTGAAGCAGCTCCGCGCCCGGCATCCCGACCTGCCGGTGATCGTGGTGACCGCGCACGGCTCCATCAGCCTGGCCGTGGAGGCGATGCGGGAGGGAGCGGCGGATTTCCTGGTCAAGCCCTTCAACGCGGCGCGGCTGACGGTCACCGTGCGCAACGCCCGCGAACGGCGCCTGCTGGCCAGCATGGTCGAACGCTACCGCCGCGACCTGGACCGCGACCGCTTCCACGACTTCATCGGCGCCTCCGCCGAGATGCAGACGGTCTACCGCACGATCGAGGCGGTGGCCCCCAGCCGGGCCAGCGTCTTCCTGACCGGGGAGAGCGGCACCGGAAAGGAACTGGCGGCGGACGCCATCCACAAGGCCAGCCCGCGCCGGGCCGGCCCCTTCGTGGCGATCAACTGCGCCGCCATCCCCAAGGACCTGCTGGAGAGCGAGATCTTCGGCCATGTGAAAGGGGCCTTCAGCGGCGCGACGTCCGACCGGGTGGGGGCGGCGCGGCAGGCCGACGGCGGCACGCTGTTCCTGGACGAAGTCTGCGAGATGCCGCCGGAGCTGCAGCCGAAGCTGCTGCGCTTCATCCAGACCGGGCTGGTGCAGCCGGTGGGCGGCTCGAAGCCGGAGAAGGTGGATGTCCGTTTCGTCTCCGCCACCAACCGCGATCCGCTGGCGGAGGTGCAGGCCGGGCGTTTCCGCGAGGATCTGTACTACCGCCTGCATGTCGTTCCGGTCCACCTGCCGCCCCTGCGCGAGCGGGAGGACGACGCCATCCTGATCGCCCGCACCCTGCTGCACCGCATGTCGGCGGAGGAGGGCAAGCAGTTCCGCGGCTTCGCTCCGGAGGTGGAGGCGGCGATCCGCAGCTACGACTGGCCCGGCAATGTCCGCCACCTGGAGAACGTGCTGCGCAACATCGTCGTGCTGAACGACGGGCCGCTGGTGACCGCGGCCATGCTGCCCGACCCGCTGCGTTCCTTCCATCCCGCCCCGGCCCGGTCCGGCCGCCCGTCTACAGCGGCGACGATGACGGGCGGTCCGGAGACGGCGACGGCGGCAGCGACCGCGGAGCCGGGCATCCGCCCGCTCTGGATGACGGAGAAGGAGGAGATCCTGCGCGCCCTGGCCGCGACCGGCAACGACGTGCCGAAGGCGGCGGCCCTGCTGGAGATCAGCCCCTCCACCGTCTACCGCAAGATCCAGCTCTGGAAGACGGAGGAGCGCGGATGA
- a CDS encoding Hpt domain-containing protein yields the protein MSGAAGTGPASPLDLAMLEEMRAAMRPGAFASVLDVFVSDTRQRLAAARLAVDRGDGPALATECHSLKSTLGSFGATAAAALARSLEDAAAQDAAAAGPLLDRLEAASGAVLDELRARFSPAPEGGAG from the coding sequence ATGAGCGGCGCGGCGGGGACCGGCCCGGCATCCCCCCTGGATCTGGCCATGCTGGAGGAGATGCGTGCGGCGATGCGCCCGGGCGCCTTCGCTTCGGTGCTGGACGTCTTCGTCAGCGACACGCGGCAGCGGCTGGCCGCCGCCCGCCTGGCCGTGGACCGGGGCGACGGGCCGGCGCTGGCGACCGAGTGCCACAGTCTGAAGAGCACGCTGGGCAGCTTCGGCGCGACCGCCGCCGCCGCGCTGGCGCGCAGCCTGGAGGACGCGGCGGCCCAGGACGCCGCGGCAGCCGGGCCGCTGCTGGACCGGCTGGAGGCGGCGTCCGGCGCCGTCCTGGACGAGCTTCGCGCCCGCTTCTCCCCCGCCCCGGAGGGTGGGGCCGGCTGA
- a CDS encoding class I SAM-dependent methyltransferase: MSIGVGDLRQGVAARPDRTESYARRIAELYRTYLEHTPPETRFYGYIHAHSRNRAAQLRHVDAFLRYAPWLAGARSVLDWGCRQAVDSCLLRLYLGDEAELHGCDIDRGEFGVFHDFARLNYRPLEHTWLLPYADASFDAVVGSGALEHAAHDGESLKELWRVLRPDGHLVITFLPNAWSWTEAVNQALGNEHHRRRYRLGETKRRLMHHGFLPVHAGYHQVLPTAAGGSRLANRPLVRGLLERSYGLNGILERTWPVNRLAANLLIVARKVVSF; the protein is encoded by the coding sequence ATGAGCATCGGTGTCGGCGACCTGCGCCAGGGCGTGGCGGCCCGGCCCGACCGGACGGAGAGCTATGCCCGCCGGATCGCCGAGCTTTACCGCACCTATCTGGAGCACACCCCGCCGGAGACGCGCTTCTACGGCTACATCCACGCGCATTCCCGGAACCGCGCGGCGCAGTTGCGGCATGTGGACGCCTTCCTGCGCTACGCCCCCTGGCTGGCCGGTGCCCGCAGCGTGCTGGACTGGGGCTGCCGGCAGGCCGTGGATTCCTGCCTGCTGCGCCTCTATCTCGGGGATGAGGCGGAGCTGCACGGCTGCGACATCGACCGCGGTGAGTTCGGCGTCTTCCACGACTTCGCCCGCCTGAACTACCGGCCGCTGGAGCACACCTGGCTGCTGCCCTACGCGGATGCCAGCTTCGACGCCGTGGTCGGCAGCGGCGCGCTGGAGCACGCGGCCCACGACGGCGAATCCCTGAAGGAGCTGTGGCGGGTGCTGCGGCCGGACGGCCACCTGGTCATCACCTTCCTGCCCAACGCCTGGTCCTGGACCGAGGCGGTGAACCAGGCCCTGGGCAACGAGCACCACCGCCGCCGCTACCGGCTGGGCGAAACGAAGCGGCGGCTGATGCATCATGGCTTCCTGCCGGTCCATGCCGGCTACCATCAGGTCCTGCCGACCGCCGCGGGCGGCAGCCGGCTGGCGAACCGGCCCCTGGTGCGCGGGCTGCTGGAGCGGAGCTACGGTCTGAACGGCATTCTGGAGCGGACCTGGCCGGTCAACCGCCTGGCGGCCAATCTCCTGATTGTCGCACGCAAGGTCGTCTCCTTCTGA
- a CDS encoding cold-shock protein, which produces MYDRRSPQSPQITRRGVSATVKWYNPTKGFGFVTLSDGSPDAFLHASVVQAAGYDSLADGTSIVCDLSQGNKGPQVASIASVDESTAAAPGPRRDRPAMGDGPRGPRRGGFGGGFGGGFGGAGGGYDAGPTETIEGTVKFFSSDKGFGFVTPDGGGKDVFVHVTALERSGVRTLMPEQRVRIQTSMGQKGPQANRVEIL; this is translated from the coding sequence ATGTACGATCGCCGTTCTCCGCAGAGCCCGCAGATCACCCGGCGGGGCGTCAGCGCCACCGTCAAATGGTACAACCCGACGAAGGGATTCGGTTTCGTGACCCTGTCCGACGGGTCGCCCGATGCTTTCCTGCACGCATCCGTCGTGCAGGCCGCCGGTTACGACTCTCTGGCGGACGGCACCTCCATCGTCTGCGACCTGTCGCAGGGCAACAAGGGCCCGCAGGTCGCCTCCATCGCCAGCGTGGACGAGTCCACGGCTGCGGCCCCCGGCCCGCGCCGTGACCGCCCTGCCATGGGCGACGGCCCGCGCGGGCCGCGCCGTGGTGGCTTCGGCGGCGGCTTCGGTGGCGGCTTCGGTGGTGCTGGCGGCGGCTATGACGCCGGCCCGACGGAGACCATCGAAGGCACCGTCAAGTTCTTCAGCAGCGACAAGGGGTTCGGTTTCGTGACCCCGGACGGCGGCGGGAAGGACGTGTTCGTGCATGTGACCGCGCTGGAGCGGTCGGGTGTGCGCACGCTCATGCCGGAGCAGCGCGTGCGCATCCAGACCAGCATGGGCCAGAAGGGCCCGCAGGCGAACCGCGTCGAGATTCTCTGA
- the ggt gene encoding gamma-glutamyltransferase has product MPKISSRPTALALLLLALVLPPPAAAQFAGPEPATTWVDKPLVRAGREMAVAANPLASEAGLEMLRRGGSAVDAAIAAQLVLGLVEPQSSGIGGGAFIVVARPDGTVTTFDGRETAPAGTRPDRFVGPDGKPMPFLRALDQGRAVGTPGAVAVLALAHGRFGRLPWKDLFDPAIRLAEDGFPTPLRLAEVLERWRPALEQREDLRRVYYHDGAAPLTVGETFRNPDYAATLRLLAAEGPAAFYTGPLAGRIADRLAAARGADGPAVVTREDLAGYRAVERAAVCGPYRVWTVCGMAPPSSGGIAVLQILGMLEPFDLAGPGPDDPRSWHLLVEAMRRAYADREVYLADPDQVAVPVRGLLDRGYLADRSAGIDPARAAQGKVPAGNPPWREGTLYAPEVNPDVPGTSHLSTVDADGMAVAMTTTVESAFGSGLMVGGFVLNNQLTDFSFLPERDGRPVANAPGPGKRPLSSMSPTVVLDGKGRPVLTVGSPGGSAIIAYVAQAVVAMLDWKLDPQAALAQPRVVNRNGATLVEAVPQADALADGLAALGHKVERRPVISGLHAIRVTPDGLLGGADPRRDGLPKGD; this is encoded by the coding sequence ATGCCGAAGATATCGTCCCGCCCCACCGCCCTCGCCCTCCTCCTGCTCGCCCTGGTCCTGCCGCCCCCCGCCGCGGCGCAGTTCGCCGGCCCCGAGCCCGCGACCACCTGGGTGGACAAGCCGCTGGTCCGGGCCGGGCGGGAGATGGCCGTGGCGGCGAACCCGCTGGCCTCGGAGGCGGGGCTGGAGATGCTGCGGCGCGGCGGCAGCGCCGTTGACGCGGCCATCGCCGCCCAGCTCGTGCTGGGACTGGTGGAACCGCAGTCCTCCGGCATCGGCGGCGGCGCCTTCATCGTCGTCGCCCGGCCGGACGGGACGGTCACCACCTTCGACGGACGGGAGACGGCCCCCGCCGGCACCCGCCCCGACCGTTTCGTCGGGCCGGACGGAAAGCCCATGCCCTTCCTGCGCGCCCTGGACCAGGGCCGCGCGGTCGGCACGCCGGGCGCCGTGGCGGTGCTGGCGCTGGCGCACGGCCGCTTCGGCCGGCTGCCCTGGAAGGACCTGTTCGATCCCGCCATCCGGCTGGCGGAAGACGGCTTCCCCACGCCCTTGCGGCTGGCGGAGGTGCTGGAGCGCTGGCGGCCGGCGCTGGAACAGCGCGAGGATCTCCGCCGCGTCTACTACCATGACGGGGCCGCCCCCCTGACGGTGGGGGAGACGTTCCGCAATCCCGACTATGCCGCCACCCTGCGCCTGCTGGCAGCGGAAGGACCCGCGGCCTTCTACACCGGCCCGCTGGCCGGGCGGATCGCCGACCGGCTGGCCGCCGCCCGCGGCGCGGACGGCCCCGCCGTCGTGACGCGGGAGGATCTTGCCGGCTACCGCGCGGTGGAACGTGCGGCCGTCTGCGGGCCCTACCGCGTCTGGACCGTCTGCGGCATGGCCCCGCCTTCGTCCGGCGGGATCGCCGTCCTGCAGATCCTGGGCATGCTGGAGCCCTTCGACCTTGCCGGGCCGGGGCCGGACGATCCCCGCTCCTGGCACCTGCTGGTGGAGGCGATGCGCCGCGCCTATGCCGACCGCGAGGTCTATCTGGCCGATCCGGACCAGGTGGCCGTGCCGGTCCGCGGCCTGCTGGACCGCGGCTATCTGGCCGACCGCTCCGCCGGGATCGACCCGGCACGGGCCGCACAGGGCAAGGTGCCCGCCGGGAACCCGCCCTGGCGCGAGGGCACGCTCTACGCGCCCGAGGTGAACCCGGACGTGCCCGGCACCAGCCATCTGTCCACCGTGGATGCCGACGGCATGGCCGTGGCCATGACGACGACGGTGGAGTCCGCCTTCGGCTCCGGCCTGATGGTGGGCGGCTTCGTGCTGAACAACCAGCTCACGGACTTCTCCTTCCTGCCGGAGCGCGACGGCCGGCCGGTGGCGAACGCCCCCGGGCCGGGCAAGCGCCCGCTCTCCTCCATGTCGCCCACGGTGGTGCTGGACGGAAAGGGCCGGCCGGTGCTGACAGTCGGGTCGCCGGGCGGCAGCGCCATCATCGCCTATGTGGCGCAGGCCGTGGTCGCCATGCTGGACTGGAAGCTGGACCCGCAGGCGGCGCTGGCGCAGCCGCGCGTGGTCAACCGCAACGGTGCCACCCTGGTGGAGGCCGTGCCGCAGGCCGACGCGCTGGCGGACGGGCTCGCCGCCCTGGGCCACAAGG